A region from the Bradyrhizobium erythrophlei genome encodes:
- the hisS gene encoding histidine--tRNA ligase translates to MAEKPKKPQKLKARLPRGLEDRGPAAINATRAMVEKIREVYERYGFEPVETPAMEYTDALGKFLPDQDRPNEGVFSFQDDDEQWISLRYDLTAPLARYVGERYGTDSLVLPYRSYRHGWVFRNEKPGPGRFRQFMQFDADTVGSASPAADAEMCMMAADTMEALGIERGSYVVKVNNRKVLDGVMESIGLSGDAGGRLTVLRAIDKFDRLGSAGVRLLLGKGRWDGGEEGKGDFTKGAELSGEAIDRVLRFVHPECELEHLTYVTSNDPAPTSDEHIYTEGGTPRFPDFGKTLEAWSSLVGNSAVGQEGVQELTEMLSLFRSAGYGSRRVRIESSVVRGLEYYTGPVYEVELLLDTKDEKGRPVRFGSVGGGGRYDGLVSRFRGEPVPATGFSIGVSRLQAALTMLGKLDTTPEFGPVVVTVFDRDRVADYQKMVASLRAEKIRAELYLGNPKNMGNQLKYADRRNSPCVIIQGSDEKDDPAGPQVILKDLILGAELAKLEKDRDEYLQKQGEAQTKVPQSALVNEVRKILEKHGVTWK, encoded by the coding sequence ATGGCCGAGAAACCGAAAAAACCCCAAAAACTCAAAGCCCGCCTGCCGCGCGGGCTGGAGGATCGCGGCCCCGCCGCGATCAACGCCACCCGCGCGATGGTCGAGAAGATCCGTGAGGTCTATGAGCGCTACGGTTTTGAGCCGGTGGAAACCCCGGCGATGGAGTACACCGATGCGCTCGGAAAATTCCTGCCCGACCAGGATCGGCCCAATGAGGGCGTGTTCTCGTTCCAGGACGACGACGAGCAGTGGATTTCGCTGCGCTACGACCTGACCGCGCCGCTGGCCCGCTATGTCGGGGAGAGATACGGAACGGATAGCCTGGTTCTTCCCTATCGCAGCTATCGTCACGGCTGGGTCTTCCGCAACGAGAAGCCCGGCCCGGGCCGCTTCCGCCAGTTCATGCAGTTCGACGCCGACACCGTCGGCAGCGCGTCACCCGCGGCGGATGCCGAGATGTGCATGATGGCGGCCGACACCATGGAAGCGCTAGGAATTGAGCGCGGCAGCTATGTGGTGAAAGTGAATAACCGCAAGGTGCTCGACGGGGTGATGGAGAGCATCGGGCTTAGTGGTGATGCAGGAGGTAGGCTCACGGTATTGAGGGCGATCGACAAATTTGATCGGCTAGGATCCGCAGGTGTGCGTCTTCTTTTGGGCAAAGGACGATGGGATGGGGGAGAGGAAGGAAAGGGCGACTTTACGAAGGGAGCCGAGCTTTCCGGCGAAGCAATCGATCGGGTGTTGCGGTTCGTCCATCCCGAATGCGAACTCGAGCATCTGACGTACGTGACATCTAACGACCCAGCGCCAACTAGCGACGAGCACATCTACACCGAGGGTGGCACGCCTCGCTTTCCCGATTTTGGAAAGACCTTGGAAGCTTGGTCAAGTCTTGTTGGCAACAGCGCTGTTGGGCAGGAGGGTGTTCAAGAGCTTACTGAAATGCTGAGCCTCTTTCGCTCCGCCGGCTATGGCTCCAGGCGGGTACGTATTGAATCGTCCGTCGTCCGGGGTCTCGAGTACTACACCGGCCCGGTCTACGAAGTCGAACTGCTGCTCGACACCAAGGACGAAAAAGGCCGCCCTGTTCGCTTCGGGTCGGTCGGCGGCGGCGGGCGCTATGATGGCCTGGTCTCGCGCTTCCGCGGCGAGCCGGTGCCGGCCACCGGATTCTCCATCGGCGTGTCGCGGCTGCAGGCCGCGCTGACGATGCTCGGCAAGCTCGACACCACACCTGAATTCGGCCCCGTGGTCGTCACCGTGTTCGACCGCGATCGTGTCGCCGATTACCAGAAAATGGTCGCTTCCTTGCGCGCGGAAAAAATCCGCGCCGAGCTCTATCTCGGCAATCCCAAGAACATGGGCAACCAGCTCAAATATGCCGACCGCCGCAATTCGCCTTGCGTGATCATCCAGGGTTCGGATGAGAAGGATGATCCCGCAGGCCCGCAGGTCATTCTGAAGGATTTGATCCTGGGCGCCGAGTTGGCGAAACTGGAAAAAGATCGCGACGAATATCTGCAGAAGCAGGGCGAGGCTCAAACCAAGGTGCCGCAATCTGCGCTGGTCAATGAAGTCCGCAAAATTCTTGAGAAGCATGGGGTGACGTGGAAGTAG
- a CDS encoding thioesterase family protein, producing the protein MDARDIITIGMSAERTLVVPPERTVGHFVPHMPMVYATPMMILEMEMASGDAIRDCLQPGWVTVGTEVDIRHLAATPVGATVRTTARVIAVERRVIRFEVEAFDDKRRIGEGRHARGLVNVETFTKRLGTG; encoded by the coding sequence ATGGACGCGCGTGACATCATCACCATCGGCATGAGCGCCGAGCGCACGCTGGTCGTGCCGCCGGAGCGCACCGTCGGGCATTTCGTTCCGCATATGCCGATGGTCTACGCGACCCCGATGATGATCCTGGAAATGGAGATGGCATCCGGCGACGCCATCAGGGACTGTCTGCAACCGGGCTGGGTCACGGTCGGCACCGAGGTCGATATCCGCCATCTCGCGGCAACCCCGGTCGGTGCCACCGTGCGCACGACGGCGCGGGTGATCGCGGTGGAACGCCGGGTGATCCGCTTCGAGGTCGAAGCCTTCGATGACAAGCGCCGCATCGGCGAAGGCCGCCATGCGCGCGGGCTCGTCAATGTCGAGACGTTTACCAAGCGGTTGGGGACTGGGTAG
- a CDS encoding 6,7-dimethyl-8-ribityllumazine synthase, which translates to MNQMLQDAPQNASELQDASELKDSPETIDRPPDPAHPRFAKPQRVAFVQSSWHREVVEECRIAFLAEIAARHISNVDVFEVPGSFEIPLHAQILAKTRRYTAIVAAGLVVDGGIYRHEFVADTVIKALMDVQLRTEVPVFSAVLTPQQFHESAAHFEFFRKHFAIKGIEVAEACANTLLSLERLRGQVAAGIM; encoded by the coding sequence ATGAATCAGATGTTGCAAGATGCTCCCCAAAACGCTTCCGAACTACAAGACGCTTCCGAACTAAAAGACTCTCCCGAAACCATCGATCGCCCGCCTGACCCTGCGCATCCGCGCTTTGCAAAACCGCAGCGGGTCGCCTTCGTGCAATCCTCCTGGCACCGGGAGGTGGTCGAGGAATGCCGCATCGCGTTCCTCGCCGAGATCGCGGCGCGCCATATCAGCAATGTCGACGTGTTCGAGGTGCCGGGCTCGTTCGAGATTCCGCTGCACGCGCAGATCCTGGCCAAGACCCGGCGCTACACCGCGATCGTCGCGGCCGGGCTCGTGGTCGATGGCGGCATCTACCGCCATGAATTCGTCGCCGACACCGTGATCAAGGCGCTGATGGATGTGCAGTTGCGAACCGAAGTGCCGGTATTCTCCGCGGTGCTGACGCCGCAGCAGTTCCACGAGAGCGCGGCGCATTTCGAATTCTTCCGCAAGCACTTTGCCATCAAGGGCATCGAGGTCGCGGAAGCCTGCGCCAACACCCTGCTCAGCCTGGAGCGGCTGCGCGGTCAGGTTGCAGCGGGGATCATGTAA
- a CDS encoding branched-chain amino acid aminotransferase translates to MSLKFEIQPAANPTSEQERAARLVDPGFGRIFTDHMAVVRYNQAKGWHGARVESRANFPLDPAAAVLHYAQEIFEGLKAYKRDDGGVNLFRPDANARRFWSSAERMAMAPLPEAVFIDAVEELVRLERAWVPGGEGSLYLRPFMIASEIFLGVKPSAEYIFAVIASPVGSYFKGGPAPVSIWVSENYTRAAIGGTGAVKCGGNYAASLRAQAEAIEHGCDQVVFLDAVERRYIEELGGMNVFFVFDDGSLSTPPLGTILPGITRDSIIALAKDSGTPVREEPYTIEQWRADAASGKLKEAFACGTAAVISPIGKVCSASGDFLISGGAAGPVAMGFRKKLVDIQYGRAPDPHDWIRKVL, encoded by the coding sequence ATGAGCTTGAAATTCGAAATCCAGCCCGCGGCTAATCCGACGTCCGAGCAGGAGCGCGCGGCACGGCTCGTGGACCCCGGCTTCGGCCGGATCTTCACCGATCACATGGCGGTGGTCCGCTACAATCAGGCCAAGGGCTGGCATGGCGCGCGCGTCGAATCCCGCGCGAATTTCCCGCTCGATCCGGCCGCAGCTGTCCTGCACTACGCGCAGGAGATTTTCGAAGGCCTCAAGGCCTACAAGCGCGACGACGGCGGCGTGAACTTGTTCCGCCCCGACGCCAATGCCCGGCGCTTCTGGAGTTCGGCCGAGCGCATGGCGATGGCGCCGCTGCCCGAGGCTGTGTTCATCGACGCAGTCGAAGAGCTCGTGCGCCTCGAGCGCGCCTGGGTGCCGGGCGGCGAGGGCAGTCTCTATTTGCGGCCCTTCATGATCGCGAGCGAGATCTTCCTCGGCGTCAAGCCATCCGCGGAATACATCTTCGCCGTCATCGCCTCGCCGGTCGGCTCCTATTTCAAGGGCGGACCTGCCCCGGTGTCGATCTGGGTGTCGGAGAACTACACGCGCGCCGCGATCGGCGGCACCGGCGCCGTCAAATGCGGCGGCAATTACGCCGCGAGCCTGCGCGCGCAGGCCGAGGCCATCGAACACGGCTGCGATCAGGTGGTTTTCCTCGACGCGGTCGAGCGCCGCTACATCGAGGAACTCGGCGGCATGAACGTCTTCTTCGTGTTCGATGACGGTTCGCTTTCGACGCCGCCGCTCGGCACGATCCTGCCGGGCATCACCCGCGATTCGATTATCGCGCTGGCAAAGGATTCCGGCACGCCCGTGCGCGAGGAGCCCTACACGATCGAGCAGTGGCGCGCCGATGCTGCCAGCGGCAAGCTGAAAGAGGCCTTCGCCTGCGGCACGGCGGCCGTGATCTCGCCAATCGGCAAGGTGTGTTCCGCGAGCGGCGATTTTCTCATCAGCGGGGGTGCTGCCGGCCCCGTCGCCATGGGGTTCCGCAAGAAGCTGGTCGACATCCAGTACGGCCGCGCGCCCGATCCGCACGACTGGATCAGAAAGGTGCTTTGA
- a CDS encoding YbjN domain-containing protein: protein MSLLEGIIDSRTNPLAVVEDIAADNNWSFERSGEDEVTIVSKGDWTDYQLSFTWMNEIEALHLACAFDMKIPPARRGEVQRLIAAVNEQLWVGHFDIWTHTGMIMYRQALVLPGGLTASAAQCESMLVGAIHACERYYPAFQFVVWAGKTASEAMSAAMFDTEGEA from the coding sequence ATGTCCCTCCTCGAAGGCATCATCGACTCCCGGACCAACCCGCTCGCGGTCGTCGAGGACATCGCCGCCGACAACAACTGGTCGTTCGAGCGCTCCGGCGAGGACGAGGTCACGATCGTCTCCAAAGGCGACTGGACCGACTATCAATTGTCCTTCACCTGGATGAACGAGATCGAGGCGCTGCATCTGGCCTGCGCCTTCGACATGAAGATTCCGCCCGCCCGCCGGGGCGAAGTGCAGCGGCTGATCGCCGCCGTCAACGAGCAATTATGGGTCGGGCATTTCGATATCTGGACCCATACCGGCATGATCATGTACCGGCAGGCGCTGGTGCTGCCCGGCGGGCTCACCGCCTCCGCCGCGCAATGCGAGAGCATGCTGGTCGGCGCCATCCACGCCTGCGAGCGCTATTACCCGGCGTTCCAGTTCGTGGTCTGGGCCGGCAAGACCGCGTCGGAAGCCATGAGTGCGGCGATGTTCGACACCGAGGGCGAGGCGTAG
- the proC gene encoding pyrroline-5-carboxylate reductase → MSSSVTAASALTQVEGPIVLAGAGKMGGAMLTGWLARGLEPRQLAVIEPHPAEEIMALAAKGFRLNPSAKDVGHAATLVVALKPQTFREAGPGLKPFVASSTLVVSIMAGTTIASIAQVCGGTVVRAMPNTPAAIGRGITVAVAANTVSAAQRAVADALLRATGSVEWVGDEGLMDAVTAVSGSGPAYVFLLAEELARAGVEAGLPEQLATKLARETVAGSGELLFRSDLASATLRQNVTSPGGTTAAALEVLMGEGGMQSLLTSAVAAATRRSKELAK, encoded by the coding sequence ATGTCGTCGTCGGTCACTGCAGCTAGCGCGCTCACGCAAGTCGAAGGCCCCATCGTGCTCGCCGGCGCCGGCAAGATGGGCGGGGCGATGCTGACGGGCTGGCTGGCGCGGGGGCTCGAGCCCAGGCAATTGGCGGTGATCGAGCCGCATCCTGCCGAGGAGATCATGGCACTTGCGGCCAAGGGCTTTCGCCTCAATCCATCGGCAAAAGATGTCGGCCATGCCGCCACGCTGGTGGTCGCCCTGAAACCGCAGACGTTTCGCGAGGCCGGCCCCGGCCTGAAGCCGTTCGTTGCCTCGTCGACGCTGGTGGTGTCGATCATGGCGGGCACGACCATCGCTTCGATCGCGCAAGTCTGCGGCGGCACCGTGGTGCGCGCGATGCCGAACACGCCGGCGGCGATCGGCCGCGGCATCACGGTGGCGGTCGCGGCGAACACTGTCAGCGCTGCGCAGCGCGCTGTCGCCGACGCGCTGCTGCGTGCCACCGGATCGGTCGAATGGGTCGGCGACGAGGGTTTGATGGACGCGGTGACCGCGGTCTCCGGCTCCGGTCCCGCCTATGTCTTTCTGCTCGCCGAGGAGCTGGCGCGCGCCGGCGTCGAGGCCGGCCTGCCGGAGCAGCTTGCGACAAAACTCGCGCGCGAAACCGTCGCCGGTTCCGGCGAGTTGCTGTTTCGCTCGGATCTCGCTTCCGCGACCTTGCGCCAGAACGTCACCTCGCCCGGCGGCACCACGGCGGCGGCGCTGGAAGTGCTGATGGGCGAAGGCGGCATGCAATCGCTGCTGACCAGCGCCGTCGCCGCGGCGACGCGGCGTTCGAAGGAATTGGCGAAGTAA
- a CDS encoding MarR family winged helix-turn-helix transcriptional regulator: MADINFSSAAPNPDSRASDGRSPAPRAGDLRWDIIELLFFAYRDFVGDADHELEAFGFGRAHHRVLHFVHRYPGLKVADLLDVLRITKQSLGRVLKQLLDEGYIVQKTGNNDRRQRLLFATAKGEALVGKLAGLQTDRINRALGNITPEGADTVRAFLRAMIDHDDPDKVLETILKPGTATAKE, from the coding sequence ATGGCTGACATAAATTTCTCCAGTGCCGCGCCCAACCCTGATTCGCGGGCGTCCGACGGGCGGTCCCCGGCCCCCAGGGCCGGCGATTTGCGCTGGGACATCATCGAATTGTTGTTTTTCGCCTACCGGGATTTCGTCGGCGATGCCGACCATGAACTGGAGGCGTTCGGGTTCGGCCGGGCGCATCACCGTGTCCTGCATTTCGTCCACCGCTATCCCGGCCTGAAGGTCGCCGACCTCCTGGACGTGCTGCGCATCACCAAGCAGTCGTTGGGGCGGGTGCTCAAGCAGCTGCTCGACGAAGGCTATATCGTGCAGAAGACCGGCAACAACGACCGGCGGCAGCGCCTTCTTTTTGCCACCGCAAAGGGCGAGGCGCTGGTGGGCAAGCTCGCAGGCCTGCAGACCGACCGCATCAACCGCGCGCTCGGGAACATCACGCCCGAAGGCGCCGACACGGTCCGCGCGTTCCTGCGCGCGATGATCGATCACGACGATCCCGACAAGGTGCTGGAGACGATCCTCAAGCCCGGCACCGCAACCGCAAAGGAATAA
- a CDS encoding tautomerase family protein, producing the protein MPEITISMAAGRTDEQKAGMMRDITQALVKNLGVDADAVVIQINEAPLAHKMKGGKTFVERAAAAKK; encoded by the coding sequence ATGCCTGAAATCACCATCAGCATGGCCGCCGGCCGTACCGACGAACAAAAGGCCGGCATGATGCGCGACATCACGCAGGCGCTGGTGAAGAACCTCGGCGTCGATGCCGACGCCGTGGTCATCCAGATCAACGAAGCCCCGCTGGCGCACAAGATGAAGGGCGGCAAGACGTTCGTGGAACGCGCGGCGGCCGCGAAGAAGTAA